Genomic window (Xylanimonas protaetiae):
GAATACAGTGACCGCCGACTGCGATCCCGGGGCGGTGGATGTGGCTGTAGGGCTGTGAGTTGCAGGCCTCGATGACCGCGTACACATCGAGTCCCACCTTGTCGGCGAAGAGCGCGAACTGGTTCGCGAGGCCGATGTTGACGTCACGGAACGTGGTCTCGGCGAGCTTCGCAAGCTCGGATGCTTCGGCTGAACCGAGATCCCAGACGCCGTTCGGTCGGGCCAGATCAGTACGTTCGTCGAAGTCGAGAACCGCCTCGTAGAATGCGCGCGCGCGCTGGGCGCCGACTGCGCTGAGTCCCCCGACGAGCTTCGGATACCTGCGGAGGTCGGCGAACACGCGACCGGTGAGGACCCGCTCGGGCGAGAAGACCAAGTGGAAGTCCTCCCCTTCCTTGAGGCCGGAGATCTCTTCGATCATCGGCATCCACCGGTGACGCGTGGTGCCAACGGGCAAGGTTGTCTCGTAAGACACCAGTGTGCCCGGGGTCAGGTGCGCGGCGAGCGACTTCGTGGCCTCGTCCATCCACCCGAAGTCCGGCTGGGCTGTCTCCTCATCGACGAAGAGCGGTACGACGAGCACGACTGCGTCGGCGCCCGGTACGGCGTCACCGTAGTCGGTGGTGGCGCGAAGGCGGCCGGCAGGGACAAGCTCAGCGAGCTTCTCGGCCAGGTGTGCCTCCCCGGGAATGGCTCTCTTCCTGCGTTCACCGTCGCGACGGTCTCGTTATTCACATCGACACCGACAACCTCATGGCCCTTGCTCGCGAACTGCGCGGCCAGCGGGAGTCCAATCTTGCCCAGAGCGATGACGGCAATGCGCATCAAGGGGTCCTTCCGGAGAGGAGGCGGCAGGGGTCCGGCTTATTCGTCGGGACGGGCGCGTTCGTGGCTGCAAGACGTCGCCAACGGTCCACCAGCAGGATACGCGACAATCGGCGGCGGCTCGGGCGCACCCTTGGATGCGGCGAGCACGGACCGCGTCAACTCCGGACGACCCGCTCGAACGGCTCTCCGTCAGGTGTCGAAGGGCTGGCCTGAATATCAAGCTGGAGTCCGCTGAGGAGCATCTGTGTGCCGATCATGAGTGGTAGCGCGGCCAACATCACCGTCGCGGCCGTCGCCACGGATGAGCTCGCGACTTGGAAGCAGACCCAGATCGCGACGACCAGACCGAACCCGAAAAGCAGGAGGCCGAGTGCCAGTAGCAGGGCGATGGGAGAGAACGACCAGAGCACGTAGCGATACCAGATGCGACGCCAGAAGCCCTTCGTCAGAAGCGCCAGGAGTTCCGGCACAACTCGACTCAGGCGGATGCTTGACACCTCATCCCCGTAGACCGCCGGGATCGGCACATCGACAGCCGGGACTTGAAGGATGTTCAGGTGAACGAGCAGATCGTTCTCGAAACTGTACCGCGACGCCACACGGTCAAGGTCGAGGCGTCGAAGTACCTGCGTTCGGATCGCCGTGTAGCCGTTCTGCGGGTCGAACAGGTGCCAGTACCCGCTCGCGAGTTTCGTCATGAAGGAGAGAACGACATTCCCGAATACCCGGTACCTCGGCATACCACGGAACGACTCGGGCGCGAAGAACCTGTTGGCCTTCGCGAAGCCGTATCCCTGGGTCGTCACCCTCTCGAGGAGCGAGGGGAGGTAGGCCGGGTCCATCTGAGCGTCACCCGCCATGATGACGTTGACGTCGGCCCCAAGATCCATCGCGTGGCGATGGCCCGTGATGATCGCTCCGCCGACGCCCTTGTTCACCTCGTGCCGGAGAAGCACGACGCGCGGGTCCGTCGAAGCGCGGACGACCTCGCTTGTGTTG
Coding sequences:
- a CDS encoding glycosyltransferase family 2 protein; this encodes MVFEGARIAAIVPAYNEAKMITTVIETMPDFVDHIIVVDDCSPDNTSEVVRASTDPRVVLLRHEVNKGVGGAIITGHRHAMDLGADVNVIMAGDAQMDPAYLPSLLERVTTQGYGFAKANRFFAPESFRGMPRYRVFGNVVLSFMTKLASGYWHLFDPQNGYTAIRTQVLRRLDLDRVASRYSFENDLLVHLNILQVPAVDVPIPAVYGDEVSSIRLSRVVPELLALLTKGFWRRIWYRYVLWSFSPIALLLALGLLLFGFGLVVAIWVCFQVASSSVATAATVMLAALPLMIGTQMLLSGLQLDIQASPSTPDGEPFERVVRS